The following are from one region of the Rhizobacter sp. AJA081-3 genome:
- a CDS encoding benzoate/H(+) symporter BenE family transporter has protein sequence MGFFRDVSLPAVTAGFVAVLVGFTSSVAIVFQAATALGATPAQISSWMWALGLGMGLCSAVPSLVLRKPVMVAWSTPGAAVLATAAAAGGFTLAQATGAFIVCALLMTLAGATGWFERVMDRIPMPIASALLAGVLARFGMDAFLAARTALALVLLMLLAYLAGRRWWPRYAVPGVLAAGTAFAAASGQLHLEGVSLSLTVPVFVMPEFTLAAAVSLALPLFVVTMASQNLPGVAAIRAAGYQMPISKIITLTGVVTLLLAPFGAFALNLSAITAAICMGREAHEDPAKRYTAAVACGLIYIVIGLFGAAVTGVLTAFPRELVVAVAGLALLGSIGGGLAVALKDELHREAALITFLVTLSGVSLAGIGSAFWGVVAGALTWGVQSWRRHA, from the coding sequence GTGGGTTTCTTCCGTGACGTCTCGCTGCCCGCGGTGACGGCCGGCTTCGTCGCCGTGCTGGTGGGCTTCACCAGCTCGGTGGCCATCGTCTTCCAGGCCGCGACCGCGCTGGGCGCCACGCCGGCGCAGATCAGCTCGTGGATGTGGGCGCTCGGACTGGGCATGGGCCTGTGCTCGGCCGTGCCTTCGCTGGTGCTGCGCAAACCCGTGATGGTGGCCTGGAGCACCCCCGGCGCCGCGGTGCTGGCCACGGCCGCGGCGGCCGGCGGCTTCACGCTCGCGCAGGCCACCGGCGCCTTCATCGTCTGCGCGCTGCTGATGACGCTGGCCGGCGCCACCGGATGGTTCGAGCGGGTGATGGACCGCATCCCGATGCCCATCGCCAGCGCGCTGCTCGCCGGCGTGCTGGCGCGCTTCGGCATGGATGCCTTCCTCGCGGCCCGCACGGCGCTCGCACTGGTGCTGCTGATGCTGCTGGCCTACCTGGCTGGCCGGCGCTGGTGGCCGCGCTACGCGGTGCCCGGCGTGCTGGCGGCAGGCACCGCATTCGCGGCGGCCAGCGGCCAGCTGCATCTCGAAGGCGTGTCGCTGTCGCTCACCGTGCCGGTCTTCGTGATGCCCGAGTTCACGCTGGCCGCAGCGGTGAGCCTGGCGCTGCCGCTGTTCGTCGTCACGATGGCTTCGCAGAACCTGCCGGGCGTGGCCGCCATCCGCGCCGCCGGCTACCAGATGCCGATCTCGAAGATCATCACGCTCACCGGTGTGGTGACGCTGCTGCTCGCGCCGTTCGGTGCCTTCGCGCTGAACCTGTCGGCCATCACCGCCGCCATCTGCATGGGCCGCGAGGCGCACGAGGACCCGGCCAAGCGCTACACCGCGGCGGTGGCCTGCGGGCTCATCTACATCGTCATCGGCCTGTTCGGCGCGGCGGTCACCGGCGTGCTCACGGCCTTTCCGCGCGAGCTCGTGGTCGCGGTGGCGGGCCTGGCGCTGCTGGGCAGTATCGGCGGCGGGCTGGCCGTGGCGCTGAAGGACGAACTGCACCGCGAGGCCGCGCTGATCACCTTCCTCGTCACGCTCAGCGGCGTCAGCCTGGCGGGCATCGGCTCGGCCTTCTGGGGCGTCGTTGCGGGGGCCTTGACATGGGGTGTGCAGTCCTGGCGGCGGCACGCCTAG
- a CDS encoding AGE family epimerase/isomerase, whose translation MPDFRSPEFLLGHVRHTLSFYEGRCIDPTGGFFHFYKDDGTVYDLHTRHLVSSTRFVFNHAMAFRHFGKADQQAAVRHGLDFLKRAHAQPQGGFAWQVDWQGDVDGGRATVQDGTNHCYGLAFVMLAHAHALLAGVKVARVGLEATWDLMEQRFWEPRNGLYADEASPDWQLSAYRGQNANMHASEAMMAAYEATREPRYLQRALTLAESVTGRLAALADGLVWEHYRVAPDGGWSLDWDYNRDDKTNIFRPWGYQTGHLTEWAKLLMQLERWLPEAQRPAWIVPRARHFFDTAMARGWDDVNGGLVYGFAPDGTVCDGDKYFWVQAESFAAAALLALRTGDAAYWDWYDRIWAYAWEHFVDHEHGAWYRILGPDNRKLSDEKSPAGKTDYHTMGACYDVLRGLGA comes from the coding sequence ATGCCCGATTTCCGCTCGCCCGAGTTCCTGCTCGGCCACGTCCGCCACACGCTGTCGTTCTACGAAGGCCGCTGCATCGACCCGACGGGCGGCTTCTTCCATTTCTACAAGGACGACGGCACGGTCTACGACCTGCACACGCGGCACCTCGTCAGCAGCACGCGCTTCGTGTTCAACCATGCGATGGCCTTCCGCCATTTCGGCAAGGCCGATCAGCAGGCCGCGGTACGCCACGGGCTCGACTTCCTCAAGCGCGCGCACGCCCAGCCGCAGGGCGGCTTCGCCTGGCAGGTCGACTGGCAGGGCGACGTGGACGGCGGCCGCGCCACCGTGCAGGACGGCACCAACCACTGCTACGGCCTGGCCTTCGTGATGCTCGCGCATGCGCATGCGCTGCTGGCCGGCGTCAAGGTGGCGCGCGTCGGACTCGAAGCCACCTGGGATCTGATGGAACAGCGCTTCTGGGAACCGCGCAACGGCCTCTATGCGGACGAGGCCTCGCCGGACTGGCAGCTCAGCGCCTATCGCGGCCAGAACGCGAACATGCATGCCAGCGAGGCCATGATGGCGGCCTACGAGGCCACGCGCGAGCCGCGCTACCTGCAGCGCGCGCTGACGCTGGCCGAGTCGGTCACCGGCCGTCTCGCTGCGCTGGCCGACGGCCTGGTGTGGGAGCACTACCGCGTGGCACCCGACGGTGGCTGGTCGCTCGACTGGGACTACAACCGCGACGACAAGACCAACATCTTCCGCCCCTGGGGCTACCAGACCGGCCACCTCACCGAGTGGGCCAAGCTGCTGATGCAGCTCGAGCGCTGGCTGCCCGAGGCGCAGCGGCCGGCGTGGATCGTGCCGCGCGCGCGCCACTTCTTCGACACCGCGATGGCGCGCGGCTGGGACGATGTGAACGGCGGTCTCGTCTACGGCTTCGCCCCGGATGGCACGGTGTGCGACGGCGACAAGTACTTCTGGGTGCAGGCCGAGAGTTTCGCCGCCGCGGCGCTGCTGGCGCTGCGTACCGGCGACGCCGCGTACTGGGACTGGTACGACCGCATCTGGGCCTACGCCTGGGAGCACTTCGTCGACCACGAGCACGGCGCCTGGTACCGCATCCTCGGGCCCGACAACCGCAAGCTGAGCGACGAGAAGAGCCCGGCGGGCAAGACGGATTACCACACCATGGGCGCCTGCTACGACGTGCTGCGCGGACTGGGTGCCTGA
- a CDS encoding DoxX family protein — protein sequence MIDSFKTPLVIVGRVLLALMFIYAGFGKLTNLEGTAGYIASGGLPMASVLAVVVGLLELLGGLAIAVGFQARWAALALGLFTLAASLLFHKFWAVPADQAFVQQLMFMKNLSVAGGLFIVAALGAGPASVDARRGLVPATA from the coding sequence ATGATTGATTCCTTCAAGACCCCCCTGGTCATCGTCGGCCGCGTTCTGCTGGCGCTGATGTTCATCTATGCCGGCTTCGGCAAGCTCACCAACCTCGAGGGCACCGCCGGCTACATCGCCAGCGGCGGGTTGCCGATGGCGTCGGTGCTGGCCGTGGTCGTCGGCCTGCTCGAACTGCTGGGCGGCCTGGCCATCGCGGTCGGCTTCCAGGCGCGCTGGGCGGCGCTGGCCCTGGGCCTGTTCACGCTGGCCGCGAGTCTGCTGTTCCACAAGTTCTGGGCCGTTCCGGCCGACCAGGCTTTCGTGCAGCAACTGATGTTCATGAAGAACCTGTCGGTCGCCGGCGGCCTGTTCATCGTCGCGGCGCTGGGTGCCGGCCCGGCGAGCGTCGACGCGCGCCGCGGCCTGGTGCCCGCGACGGCCTGA
- the gshB gene encoding glutathione synthase: protein MRLLFVADPLEDFKIAKDSSFTMMREAAARGHMLFACEPRDLVWERGGRVTARLRQIALTSDPTAWFTELETPSTPLAELDAVVMRKDPPFDSEYFYATHLLQQAEREGARVFNKPAALRDHPEKLAILEFPQFIGPTLVTRDAGEIKRFHAEHGDVILKPLDGMGGMGIFRVGPDGLNLGSITETLNKGGAQTVMVQRYLPEIVQGDKRILVIGGEPVPFSLARIPQGSEIRGNLAAGGKGVAQPLSARDREIASTLGPILAARGLLLAGLDVIGDSLTEINVTSPTCFREITDQTGFDVPKMFIDALEAALRRT, encoded by the coding sequence ATGCGCCTGCTGTTCGTCGCCGACCCGCTGGAAGATTTCAAGATCGCCAAGGACAGCAGCTTCACGATGATGCGCGAGGCGGCGGCCCGCGGACACATGCTCTTCGCCTGCGAACCGCGCGACCTGGTCTGGGAGCGTGGCGGCAGGGTCACCGCGCGGCTGCGCCAGATCGCGCTGACCAGCGACCCGACAGCCTGGTTCACCGAACTCGAGACGCCGAGCACGCCGCTGGCCGAGCTCGACGCGGTGGTGATGCGCAAGGACCCGCCCTTCGACAGCGAATACTTCTACGCCACCCACCTGCTGCAGCAGGCCGAGCGCGAGGGCGCCCGCGTCTTCAACAAGCCGGCGGCGTTGCGCGATCACCCGGAGAAGCTGGCCATCCTCGAGTTCCCGCAGTTCATCGGCCCGACGCTGGTGACGCGTGATGCGGGTGAGATCAAGCGGTTCCACGCCGAACACGGCGACGTGATCCTCAAGCCGCTGGACGGCATGGGCGGCATGGGCATCTTCCGCGTCGGCCCCGACGGCCTGAATCTTGGCAGCATCACCGAGACACTCAACAAGGGCGGAGCGCAGACCGTGATGGTCCAGCGCTACCTGCCGGAGATCGTGCAAGGCGACAAGCGCATCCTGGTCATCGGCGGCGAGCCGGTGCCGTTCTCGCTGGCGCGCATTCCGCAGGGCAGCGAGATCCGCGGCAACCTCGCCGCCGGCGGCAAGGGCGTGGCGCAGCCGCTGAGCGCGCGCGACCGCGAGATCGCCTCGACGCTCGGCCCGATCCTCGCCGCGCGCGGGCTGCTGCTCGCCGGCCTGGACGTGATCGGCGACAGCCTCACCGAGATCAACGTCACCAGCCCGACCTGCTTCCGAGAGATCACCGACCAGACCGGCTTCGACGTGCCGAAGATGTTCATCGACGCGCTGGAAGCCGCTCTGCGCCGCACCTGA
- a CDS encoding amidase translates to MDDPSRLDATVAAALIARRELSAEALLRACLARIAERDGELRAFVCLDVQGALAQARALDAGPPRGPLHGLPLGVKDIFDTRDLPTECGSPIFAGHRPRVDAAAVALCREAGAVVIGKTVTTELANMTAGPTRNPFNPAHTPGGSSSGSAAAVADFMVPLSLGTQTAGSLIRPAACCGVAGFKPSFGRVPRAGVKPNADSMDTVGGFGRTVADAALLGAVLTGDKRLVQQPLPDTLRIGLVQGPDWGEAEADVQTAWTRAVTALAPQAQRCEDAALPGDFVDVAAVQAALQAHETAAALADEHRRHRDLLSPALIALLDKGRAIDATDIESHRARAARWRGEVDALFDRFDVLLAPSALDEAPEGLQHTGDPLFCRPWSLLGLPCVHLPFASGSTGLPVGLQLVGRFGEDHRLMAAAQWAMQRLA, encoded by the coding sequence ATGGACGACCCGAGCCGGCTCGATGCCACGGTGGCCGCGGCGTTGATCGCCCGCCGCGAACTGAGTGCCGAGGCGCTGCTGCGGGCGTGCCTGGCGCGCATCGCCGAGCGCGACGGCGAGTTGCGCGCCTTCGTCTGCCTCGACGTGCAGGGTGCGCTGGCGCAGGCCCGCGCGCTCGACGCCGGGCCGCCGCGCGGCCCCTTGCACGGCCTGCCGCTGGGCGTGAAGGACATCTTCGACACACGCGACCTGCCCACCGAATGCGGCTCGCCGATCTTCGCCGGCCACCGGCCGCGCGTGGATGCGGCGGCCGTGGCGCTGTGCCGCGAGGCCGGCGCGGTGGTGATCGGCAAGACCGTCACCACCGAGCTCGCCAACATGACGGCCGGGCCCACGCGCAACCCGTTCAACCCGGCACACACGCCCGGCGGCTCGTCCAGCGGCTCGGCGGCGGCGGTGGCCGACTTCATGGTGCCGCTGTCCCTGGGGACGCAGACCGCGGGCTCGCTCATCCGGCCGGCGGCCTGCTGCGGCGTCGCCGGCTTCAAGCCGAGCTTCGGCCGCGTGCCGCGCGCCGGCGTGAAGCCGAACGCGGATTCGATGGACACCGTGGGCGGTTTCGGCCGCACGGTGGCCGATGCGGCGCTGCTCGGCGCGGTGCTCACTGGCGACAAACGCCTCGTGCAGCAGCCTTTGCCCGACACGCTGCGCATCGGCCTCGTGCAGGGGCCCGACTGGGGCGAGGCCGAAGCCGACGTGCAGACTGCCTGGACGCGTGCCGTGACGGCGCTCGCCCCGCAGGCGCAGCGCTGCGAAGACGCGGCGTTGCCGGGCGACTTCGTCGATGTCGCCGCGGTGCAGGCTGCGCTGCAGGCGCACGAAACCGCCGCCGCGCTGGCCGACGAGCACCGCCGCCACCGCGACCTGCTCAGCCCGGCCTTGATCGCGCTGCTCGACAAGGGCCGCGCGATCGACGCGACAGACATCGAGTCCCATCGCGCGCGCGCGGCACGTTGGCGAGGCGAGGTGGATGCGCTGTTCGATCGTTTCGACGTGCTGCTCGCGCCCAGCGCGCTCGACGAGGCGCCCGAGGGCCTGCAGCACACCGGCGACCCGCTCTTCTGCCGGCCCTGGAGCCTGCTCGGCCTGCCCTGCGTGCACCTGCCGTTCGCAAGCGGCTCCACCGGGCTGCCGGTGGGCCTGCAGCTCGTCGGCCGCTTCGGCGAAGACCATCGCCTGATGGCCGCCGCGCAGTGGGCGATGCAGCGCCTCGCGTGA
- the glyA gene encoding serine hydroxymethyltransferase, producing the protein MLERRHWVPAPCEDLVQTVAAQTSRLDGPAIFDEIARLVAENRRIHDLHGINLNPASNVMNPRAEAMMASGLGSRASLGYPGDKYEMGLEAIERIEVIAAELAAEVFDAKYAEVRVASGALANLYVFMATCKPGDTLIAPPADIGGHVTHHAAGAAGLYGLNIVHAPVLADGYTVDVAALRALAREVKPKLISAGGSLNLFPHPVVQMREVADEVGARLLFDAAHLSGMVAGRTWANPLAQGAHVMTMSTYKSLGGPPGGLVVSNDAGLAERLDAIAYPGLTANFDAGRVAALAVTLVDWKRHGSAYAQTMCDTARALAQALQKQGLPVYAAARGATTSHQFAVEAARWGGGQAAAKRMARAGLLACGIGLPIAPVAGDINGLRFGVPEIVRLGMKPEHMGDLASLIVRALGDRPEDMTREVETFRHRFRELHFIN; encoded by the coding sequence ATGCTTGAACGACGCCACTGGGTGCCTGCACCCTGCGAAGACCTGGTGCAGACCGTCGCCGCACAGACTTCCAGGCTCGATGGGCCGGCGATCTTCGACGAGATCGCCCGCCTGGTCGCCGAGAACCGCCGCATCCACGACCTGCACGGCATCAACCTCAACCCGGCGAGCAACGTGATGAACCCGCGCGCCGAGGCGATGATGGCCTCCGGCCTGGGCTCGCGCGCCTCGCTGGGCTACCCCGGCGACAAGTACGAGATGGGGCTGGAGGCGATCGAGCGCATCGAGGTGATCGCCGCCGAACTCGCTGCCGAAGTGTTCGACGCGAAGTACGCCGAGGTGCGCGTGGCCTCCGGCGCGCTGGCCAACCTGTACGTCTTCATGGCGACCTGCAAGCCCGGCGACACACTCATCGCGCCGCCGGCCGACATCGGCGGCCACGTCACCCACCACGCGGCGGGCGCGGCGGGCCTGTACGGACTGAACATCGTGCACGCGCCGGTGCTGGCCGACGGCTACACCGTCGACGTGGCGGCGCTGCGCGCGCTGGCGCGCGAGGTGAAGCCGAAGCTGATCAGCGCCGGAGGCAGCCTCAACCTGTTCCCGCACCCGGTGGTGCAGATGCGCGAGGTGGCCGACGAGGTCGGCGCCAGGCTGCTCTTCGATGCCGCGCACCTGTCGGGCATGGTCGCTGGCCGCACCTGGGCCAACCCGCTGGCGCAGGGCGCGCACGTGATGACGATGAGCACCTACAAGAGCCTGGGCGGCCCGCCGGGCGGGCTGGTGGTGAGCAACGACGCCGGCCTGGCCGAGCGGCTCGACGCGATCGCCTACCCGGGCCTGACCGCCAACTTCGACGCCGGCAGGGTGGCCGCGCTGGCCGTCACACTGGTCGACTGGAAGCGCCACGGCTCGGCCTACGCTCAAACGATGTGCGACACCGCCCGCGCGCTCGCGCAGGCGTTGCAGAAGCAAGGCCTGCCCGTGTACGCAGCGGCGCGCGGCGCCACCACCTCGCATCAGTTCGCCGTCGAGGCGGCGCGCTGGGGCGGCGGCCAGGCTGCTGCGAAACGCATGGCGCGCGCCGGCCTGCTCGCCTGCGGCATCGGGCTGCCGATCGCGCCGGTGGCCGGCGACATCAACGGCCTGCGTTTCGGCGTGCCCGAGATCGTGCGCCTGGGCATGAAACCCGAGCACATGGGCGACCTCGCGTCATTGATCGTGCGGGCGCTGGGCGACCGGCCCGAGGACATGACGCGCGAGGTCGAAACCTTCCGCCACCGCTTCCGCGAGCTTCACTTCATCAACTGA
- a CDS encoding ATP-binding cassette domain-containing protein, producing the protein MAVLSLSNAHLAFGHVALLDGAAFSLESGERLGLIGRNGAGKSSLLKIVAGLEKPDDGLLQLTQGLRIRYVPQEPLFDAAASVFDIVSEGVAEAKAVRSAYEEHAPGVDLDALQTRIEALDAWNWEQRVDTTLHQLHLDGERIVGELSGGMKKRVALAQALVAVPDVLLLDEPTNHLDLDSIAWLEELLRGFKGSVMLITHDRAFLDNVVTRIIELDRGTIRSYPGNFSAYERSKEDQLAAEAQASARADKLLAQEEVWIRKGVEARRTRSVARIQRLEVLRAQRQARRESLGQVRLEVDTGAPSGKIVAELRDVSMRFGEKVIVSGFNATILRGDKVGLIGPNGAGKTTLLKLILGELEPTSGTVRRGTKLEVAYFDQMRSVLDLDATLADTISPGSEWVEVGGARKHVMSYLNDFLFSPERANSPVRTLSGGERNRVLLARLFALPANVLVLDEPTNDLDIDTLELLEELLQNYAGTVFLVSHDRRFLDNVVTSTIAWEGDESPGLWREYEGGYEEWRTQRARAQKLREQAARIAPVERAKPAAAPAPVAAPVPKARKLSYKEQRELDELPKRITALEAEQKVINELLADPEAYARDPQHMAEANKRHAQIDEELLAALERWEALGAK; encoded by the coding sequence ATGGCAGTCCTTTCCCTCTCCAACGCGCACCTCGCCTTCGGGCACGTCGCACTCCTCGACGGCGCGGCGTTCTCGCTCGAGTCCGGTGAACGCCTCGGCCTGATCGGCCGCAATGGCGCCGGCAAGTCGTCGCTCCTGAAGATCGTCGCCGGGCTGGAGAAGCCCGACGACGGGCTGCTGCAGCTCACCCAGGGCCTGCGCATCCGCTACGTGCCGCAGGAGCCGCTGTTCGACGCGGCGGCCAGCGTGTTCGACATCGTCAGCGAGGGCGTGGCCGAGGCCAAGGCCGTGCGCTCGGCCTACGAGGAGCATGCGCCGGGCGTCGACCTGGACGCGCTGCAGACGCGCATCGAGGCGCTCGACGCCTGGAACTGGGAGCAGCGCGTCGACACCACGCTGCACCAGTTGCACCTGGACGGCGAGCGCATCGTGGGCGAACTCAGCGGCGGCATGAAGAAGCGCGTCGCGCTGGCGCAGGCGCTGGTGGCCGTGCCCGACGTGCTGCTGCTCGACGAGCCGACCAACCACCTCGACCTCGACTCGATCGCCTGGCTCGAGGAGCTGCTGCGCGGCTTCAAGGGCAGCGTCATGCTGATCACCCACGACCGCGCCTTCCTCGACAACGTGGTCACGCGCATCATCGAGCTCGATCGCGGCACGATCCGCAGCTACCCGGGCAATTTCAGCGCCTACGAAAGGTCGAAGGAAGATCAGCTCGCTGCCGAGGCGCAGGCCAGCGCGCGCGCCGACAAACTGCTCGCGCAGGAAGAGGTGTGGATCCGCAAGGGCGTGGAGGCGCGCCGCACGCGCAGCGTCGCGCGCATCCAGCGCCTGGAGGTGCTGCGCGCGCAGCGGCAGGCGCGGCGCGAATCGCTTGGCCAGGTTCGGCTGGAAGTGGACACCGGCGCGCCCAGCGGCAAGATCGTCGCGGAACTGCGCGACGTATCGATGCGCTTCGGCGAGAAGGTCATCGTCAGCGGCTTCAACGCCACCATCCTGCGCGGCGACAAGGTCGGCCTGATCGGGCCCAACGGCGCGGGCAAGACCACGCTGCTCAAGCTCATCCTCGGCGAACTGGAGCCGACGTCCGGCACGGTGCGCCGCGGCACCAAGCTCGAGGTGGCCTACTTCGACCAGATGCGCAGCGTGCTCGATCTCGACGCGACGCTGGCCGACACCATCAGCCCGGGCAGCGAATGGGTCGAGGTCGGCGGCGCGCGCAAGCACGTGATGAGCTATCTGAACGACTTCCTGTTCTCGCCGGAGCGCGCCAACTCGCCGGTGCGCACGCTGTCCGGTGGCGAGCGCAACCGCGTGCTGCTGGCGCGCCTGTTCGCGCTGCCGGCCAACGTGCTGGTGCTCGACGAGCCGACCAATGACCTCGACATCGACACGCTCGAACTGCTCGAGGAGCTGCTGCAGAACTACGCCGGCACGGTGTTCCTCGTCAGCCACGACCGGCGTTTCCTCGACAACGTGGTGACGAGCACGATCGCCTGGGAGGGCGACGAGTCCCCCGGGCTGTGGCGCGAATACGAAGGCGGCTACGAGGAATGGCGCACCCAGCGCGCGCGCGCGCAGAAGCTGCGTGAGCAGGCGGCGCGAATCGCGCCGGTGGAAAGGGCGAAGCCAGCGGCCGCACCGGCGCCGGTGGCCGCGCCAGTACCCAAGGCGCGCAAGCTCAGCTACAAGGAGCAGCGCGAGCTCGACGAACTGCCCAAGCGCATCACGGCGCTGGAGGCCGAGCAGAAGGTGATCAACGAACTGCTCGCCGACCCCGAGGCCTACGCGCGTGATCCGCAGCACATGGCCGAGGCCAACAAGCGCCACGCGCAGATCGACGAGGAATTGCTCGCGGCCCTGGAGCGCTGGGAGGCGCTCGGCGCGAAGTAG
- a CDS encoding PLP-dependent aminotransferase family protein: protein MRLSRQADSTLTDQLAARFAERIRQRLLAPGARLPSVRECARRHEVSPTTVVAAYDQLLAQGLVEARAQRGFYVRGPVAESAPGPGRSAPAPRSPVPISATTLIRGMFQPPGAQPMPGLGTLPAEWLDQPLLASAMRKVSAQLGRTALQYGEPAGEQRLRRALASRLIEHGISASPEQIITTVGATHALDVVTRTLCKPGDTVLVDEPGWSVEYARLAALGMRVLPVPRGPDGPDLATMQRLIEAQPASARPRLYVTVSVLHNPTGASLSLQSAHKVLQLAQAHDLAIVEDDTYAHLAPSHLPRLAALDALDRTLYVSGFSKILTPSWRVGYIAAPARLVDRLIDTKLLSTLTTPSMTELALAHCLEQGLLRRHAERVQRLLDAARGRSVELAQAHGCRFAADPRGLFGWVDTGVDTERLAQVMHDDGWLIAPGALFHATHRPTNLMRINFATTQDARFWQALQRARETLQPLS from the coding sequence ATGCGCCTGTCCCGACAGGCCGACAGCACCCTGACCGACCAGCTCGCCGCGCGTTTTGCCGAGCGCATCCGCCAGCGCCTGCTTGCACCGGGCGCCCGCCTGCCCTCGGTGCGCGAATGCGCGCGGCGGCACGAGGTCAGCCCGACCACGGTGGTGGCGGCCTATGACCAACTGCTGGCGCAGGGGCTGGTCGAGGCGCGCGCCCAACGCGGCTTCTACGTGCGCGGGCCGGTCGCCGAGTCCGCGCCGGGACCGGGCCGCAGCGCGCCCGCGCCGCGCTCACCGGTGCCGATCAGCGCCACCACGCTGATCCGCGGCATGTTCCAGCCGCCGGGCGCGCAACCCATGCCCGGGCTCGGCACGCTGCCCGCCGAATGGCTGGACCAGCCCCTGCTCGCCAGCGCCATGCGCAAGGTGAGCGCCCAGCTCGGCCGCACCGCGCTGCAGTACGGCGAGCCGGCCGGCGAACAGCGACTGCGCCGCGCCCTCGCCAGCCGCCTGATCGAACACGGCATCAGCGCCTCCCCCGAGCAGATCATCACCACGGTGGGCGCCACCCATGCGCTGGATGTTGTCACCCGCACCCTGTGCAAGCCTGGCGACACTGTGCTGGTCGACGAACCAGGCTGGTCCGTCGAGTACGCACGGCTGGCGGCGCTGGGCATGCGCGTCCTGCCTGTACCGCGTGGGCCGGACGGCCCCGACCTGGCCACCATGCAGCGCTTGATCGAGGCCCAGCCGGCGTCTGCTCGCCCTCGCCTGTACGTCACCGTCTCCGTGCTGCACAACCCGACCGGCGCCTCGTTGAGCCTGCAGTCGGCGCACAAGGTGCTGCAGCTCGCGCAGGCGCACGACCTGGCCATCGTCGAGGACGATACCTACGCCCACCTGGCCCCTTCGCACCTGCCGCGCCTGGCCGCGCTCGATGCGCTGGACCGCACGCTCTACGTCTCGGGCTTCTCGAAGATCCTCACGCCGAGCTGGCGTGTCGGCTACATCGCCGCGCCGGCGCGGCTGGTCGATCGCCTGATCGACACCAAGCTGCTCTCCACCCTGACCACGCCTTCCATGACGGAGTTGGCGCTGGCTCACTGCCTGGAGCAGGGCCTGCTTCGCCGCCATGCCGAGCGGGTGCAGAGGCTGCTGGACGCCGCGCGCGGCCGCTCGGTGGAGCTGGCGCAAGCCCACGGCTGCCGTTTCGCCGCCGATCCACGGGGCCTGTTCGGCTGGGTCGACACCGGCGTGGACACCGAGCGGCTCGCTCAGGTCATGCATGATGACGGCTGGCTGATCGCGCCGGGCGCGCTCTTCCATGCCACGCACCGGCCGACGAATCTCATGCGCATCAACTTCGCCACCACGCAGGACGCCCGGTTCTGGCAGGCGCTGCAGCGCGCCCGAGAGACGCTGCAGCCCCTTTCGTGA
- a CDS encoding LysE family translocator, which yields MSAEELAALLSFATAMSFTPGPNTTLSTALGANLGLRRALPFIVAVPAGWTLMMLLCGLGLAALILAAPALRLAVKFGGIAYLVWMAWKLASVRTLGEVNAKQLDVGFWQGVGLQFLNIKAWMLALALAAGWVTSAGSQPAANPGERLAIVCAVMVVFALASNFSYALAGSLLRGWLAQGRRLVVFNRAMAAVLLATAFWLLGA from the coding sequence ATGTCCGCAGAAGAACTCGCCGCCCTGCTGAGCTTCGCGACGGCGATGAGCTTCACGCCGGGGCCGAACACGACCCTGTCGACCGCGCTCGGCGCCAACCTGGGCCTGCGGCGCGCGCTGCCTTTCATCGTGGCGGTTCCCGCCGGCTGGACGCTGATGATGCTGCTGTGCGGCCTGGGACTGGCGGCGCTGATCCTGGCGGCGCCGGCGCTGCGCCTGGCAGTCAAGTTCGGCGGCATCGCCTACCTCGTCTGGATGGCCTGGAAGCTCGCCTCGGTGCGCACGCTCGGCGAAGTCAATGCGAAGCAGCTCGACGTCGGCTTCTGGCAGGGCGTGGGCCTGCAGTTCCTCAACATCAAGGCCTGGATGCTGGCGCTGGCGCTGGCCGCCGGCTGGGTGACCAGCGCCGGCAGCCAGCCCGCCGCCAACCCGGGCGAGCGCCTGGCCATCGTCTGCGCGGTGATGGTGGTTTTCGCGCTCGCCAGCAACTTCAGCTATGCGCTGGCCGGCTCGCTGCTGCGCGGCTGGCTGGCGCAGGGCAGGCGCCTGGTCGTCTTCAACCGCGCGATGGCGGCCGTGCTGCTGGCCACCGCCTTCTGGCTGCTCGGCGCATGA